One window of Methanogenium organophilum genomic DNA carries:
- a CDS encoding lectin like domain-containing protein, which translates to MPPIPSIQTTVLFILALLLVQGAAALSIEQAPLNPAFVAYLEGQDAGDTWYATGCLGSAGSTTGTPVMPYATGDIPAPVVMSWPDADSIDIYQATATDEVTFPARFDLRDEDRVTPVRDQGDCGSCWTFAAYGSLESTYLTDTGMVENFSENNMKNLCSDLYPDGFDGGPCSGGNAFMSAAYLTRGSGPVREEDDPYILPVPSNISPTNLPPVLDTYEVTFLPTRTDPLENDLFKQTLMDEGGIRVRFLVNYSCFSGNGTTYYRPDAGYPSVGGHAVTLVGWDDAFPKEEFVVTPPGDGAFILKNSWGTGFGEDGYFYISYYDRSLDTSESAVFTGVAADDERQTYQYDPLGWTTSIGTGTSAPICGANIFTADRYEALTDVSFYTREPETHYAVAIYTNFTIAPGDRPPVTWTTGTCSLPGFHTISLPESVPLMPGEVFSVILEVVSPTDTSPLVVEMPIEGYSSGATAEAGESYVSTDGSWEDLTTHYPDTNVCIKAHTSPLTVVPRDYPTVQEAVNASAAGDTIIVEAGTYPEELILDKPLTLLGVGTPVLATPADGIGAEIEAENITIAGFTFDGGGAAEGGIGITGDDCTMYDMAITGYEQGLYIGFVNNLSLSDTAVYDNDYNLIYEDFLDDPGNTIAETVTVNGRPVIYREGAAGETIDGSSDAGVVICVNCTNMSIRDTATATSREGYVLFGCRDVTMQNVTADAVRYGMVAEESANISVQDSSFGPDVHYGVVCDAISGLQMDKTDIACAGNAGIELMDATDCTITDSAISGGRIGVLGFLLENCSFTGNTIVDSDLMGFGTLLGDGLIITNNTVETSFAGIYAEGLFNTLVSGNSMQCKDTGTAILVLADGTEISANIAENCSIQALMELNDSVVYGNRFSGGAYPIIEAPDGGAASYVFRNDFVLTEIVPDGDILSATAAAEMPAAGAMDAAAVFSASGCSIEDVLPADWRPTGRFSTMTAAADVTATADEMAASNVTWHSPGNETYWYYGQEFTRTMGNYWSTYTGVDTTHDGIGETPFVYDNETIDSYPLVNPSAQYLDERPTSPDDEDPSANMATSHALSAGDSATLTFSGSAVQTVTVTAADSTGRILLTVDPAHNGPDGLTGPVYQYLSAQLSGMTDDDVREAVFSFRVPAAWLRAEGLAPADMALWRFHDDVWQQLPTSVLREEGGWIYFEAISPGFSSFAIAGGADENLVIETNTPETGGETADVGITVTTKPGNETVTEPEPQITVAVPEGTDTAAEEATAPQKSPIGLLPAIAGAGACAAVLFRRR; encoded by the coding sequence ATGCCCCCCATACCATCCATACAAACAACCGTTCTATTCATTCTCGCCCTCCTCCTTGTGCAGGGCGCAGCAGCGCTTTCTATCGAACAGGCACCACTCAACCCGGCATTTGTTGCATACCTGGAAGGGCAGGATGCCGGTGACACATGGTATGCAACCGGATGCCTCGGGAGCGCGGGTTCCACTACCGGCACCCCCGTCATGCCCTACGCCACCGGGGATATCCCCGCACCGGTTGTCATGAGCTGGCCTGATGCCGATTCGATAGATATCTATCAGGCTACAGCAACGGACGAAGTGACGTTCCCCGCCCGGTTCGACCTCCGGGATGAGGACAGGGTCACGCCGGTCCGTGACCAGGGAGACTGCGGAAGCTGCTGGACATTTGCCGCGTACGGATCGCTTGAGTCGACGTACCTCACCGATACGGGAATGGTAGAAAACTTCTCGGAAAACAATATGAAAAACCTCTGTTCGGATCTCTATCCGGACGGATTTGACGGTGGTCCCTGCAGCGGAGGAAACGCCTTTATGTCTGCAGCATACCTGACCCGGGGAAGCGGACCCGTCCGGGAGGAAGACGACCCCTATATCCTGCCGGTACCGTCCAACATCTCACCCACCAATCTGCCGCCGGTCCTTGATACCTACGAGGTAACCTTCCTGCCGACACGGACAGACCCCCTCGAAAATGATCTCTTCAAGCAGACGCTCATGGATGAAGGTGGCATCCGCGTACGGTTCCTCGTAAACTATTCCTGTTTTTCCGGCAACGGAACGACATATTATCGTCCGGATGCAGGATACCCCTCGGTTGGAGGCCATGCAGTGACACTCGTCGGATGGGATGACGCCTTCCCGAAAGAGGAGTTCGTCGTTACACCGCCGGGAGACGGGGCCTTCATCCTCAAAAACAGCTGGGGTACCGGGTTCGGGGAGGACGGATACTTCTATATCTCCTACTACGACCGTTCACTGGACACATCAGAATCTGCCGTCTTCACCGGTGTGGCCGCCGATGATGAGAGACAGACATACCAGTATGACCCCCTCGGCTGGACGACGAGCATCGGCACCGGTACATCCGCACCCATCTGCGGGGCCAATATCTTCACGGCAGACCGGTATGAAGCACTCACCGATGTAAGTTTCTATACCCGCGAGCCGGAGACGCACTACGCAGTGGCCATCTATACCAATTTCACCATTGCCCCGGGCGACAGACCACCGGTGACATGGACAACCGGCACCTGCTCCCTTCCCGGATTTCACACGATCTCCCTCCCGGAGTCCGTGCCCCTGATGCCCGGCGAGGTATTTTCCGTGATCCTTGAAGTCGTCTCTCCAACGGATACCTCTCCTCTCGTTGTGGAGATGCCGATTGAGGGGTATTCATCCGGTGCGACAGCAGAGGCAGGCGAGAGTTATGTGAGCACAGACGGCAGCTGGGAGGACCTGACCACACACTACCCGGACACCAATGTCTGCATCAAGGCACACACCAGTCCCCTGACCGTGGTCCCCCGGGATTACCCGACGGTCCAGGAGGCAGTGAACGCCTCGGCGGCAGGTGACACCATCATCGTTGAGGCGGGCACCTACCCCGAAGAGCTGATACTTGACAAACCACTGACCCTCCTGGGCGTGGGAACACCGGTCCTTGCCACCCCTGCTGACGGCATCGGCGCAGAGATTGAGGCGGAGAACATCACCATCGCAGGCTTCACCTTCGACGGCGGCGGGGCTGCAGAGGGGGGCATCGGCATCACGGGAGACGACTGCACGATGTATGACATGGCGATTACCGGGTATGAGCAGGGTCTCTATATCGGCTTTGTGAACAACCTCTCCCTCTCCGATACCGCCGTGTACGACAATGATTACAACCTCATCTACGAGGATTTCCTGGATGATCCCGGCAATACCATTGCAGAGACCGTCACCGTGAACGGGCGTCCGGTCATCTACCGCGAAGGCGCAGCGGGGGAGACGATTGACGGGTCTTCTGACGCGGGCGTCGTCATCTGCGTGAACTGTACGAATATGTCGATTCGCGATACCGCAACAGCGACCTCGAGAGAGGGATACGTACTCTTCGGATGCCGTGACGTGACGATGCAGAACGTCACTGCAGATGCAGTGCGGTACGGAATGGTGGCAGAAGAATCGGCGAATATCTCGGTGCAGGACTCCTCGTTTGGCCCGGATGTGCATTACGGCGTGGTATGTGACGCAATTTCCGGCCTCCAAATGGACAAAACCGATATTGCCTGTGCAGGTAACGCAGGGATTGAGCTGATGGATGCAACGGACTGCACCATCACAGACTCCGCCATCTCCGGTGGCAGGATCGGCGTGCTGGGATTCCTGCTGGAGAACTGCTCATTCACCGGCAATACCATCGTTGATTCAGATCTGATGGGTTTCGGCACCCTCCTGGGAGACGGACTTATAATCACCAACAATACCGTGGAGACCTCCTTCGCCGGAATCTACGCGGAAGGTCTGTTCAATACGCTCGTTTCCGGCAACAGCATGCAGTGTAAAGATACCGGCACAGCGATCCTGGTCCTCGCGGACGGAACAGAGATCAGCGCGAACATCGCGGAAAACTGCTCTATACAGGCCCTGATGGAACTGAATGACTCCGTGGTATATGGCAACCGCTTCTCCGGCGGGGCATACCCGATCATTGAAGCACCGGACGGCGGGGCAGCGTCCTATGTCTTCCGCAATGACTTTGTGTTGACGGAGATCGTTCCGGACGGAGACATTCTCAGTGCAACTGCTGCAGCAGAGATGCCCGCTGCGGGAGCGATGGATGCGGCAGCCGTCTTCTCTGCCTCCGGATGCAGCATCGAAGACGTCCTGCCGGCCGACTGGCGTCCGACGGGCCGGTTCAGCACGATGACGGCAGCGGCGGATGTAACTGCTACTGCAGATGAGATGGCTGCATCGAATGTCACCTGGCACTCTCCGGGAAACGAAACATACTGGTACTACGGGCAGGAATTCACCCGGACGATGGGCAACTACTGGAGTACTTACACCGGCGTCGATACCACTCATGATGGTATCGGGGAAACACCGTTCGTATACGACAATGAAACGATTGACAGTTACCCGCTGGTGAACCCGTCCGCCCAGTACCTGGACGAAAGACCGACATCCCCCGATGACGAGGACCCATCGGCCAATATGGCAACGTCCCATGCCCTGAGCGCAGGGGATTCTGCGACACTCACCTTCTCCGGCTCTGCGGTGCAGACCGTGACGGTCACCGCAGCGGATTCGACAGGCCGGATCCTTCTCACCGTTGACCCGGCACACAACGGGCCGGACGGTCTTACCGGGCCGGTCTACCAGTATCTCTCCGCACAGCTCAGCGGTATGACGGATGATGACGTCCGTGAGGCGGTATTCTCCTTCCGGGTACCCGCTGCATGGCTGAGGGCAGAAGGGCTCGCTCCGGCGGATATGGCATTATGGCGCTTCCATGACGATGTTTGGCAGCAGCTTCCGACCTCCGTTCTCCGGGAAGAAGGCGGATGGATATACTTCGAGGCAATATCACCGGGATTCTCTTCGTTTGCCATCGCCGGAGGTGCAGATGAAAATCTGGTGATCGAGACCAATACTCCGGAGACAGGAGGAGAGACAGCGGACGTGGGAATCACTGTCACGACAAAACCCGGAAATGAGACGGTAACTGAGCCGGAACCACAGATAACAGTCGCAGTCCCTGAAGGGACAGATACAGCGGCAGAAGAAGCCACCGCACCACAGAAGAGCCCGATCGGCCTTCTCCCCGCCATTGCCGGCGCAGGGGCATGCGCTGCCGTTCTCTTCCGGAGACGATAA